Proteins from a single region of Bacillus carboniphilus:
- a CDS encoding FliA/WhiG family RNA polymerase sigma factor, which yields MANALTDDEKLLWNKWSQARDQDAGNTLIHKYMPLVHFHVQRISAGLPKNVGRDDLISLGMIGLYDALERFDPSRDLKFDTYASFRIRGAIIDGLRKEDWLPRSTRDRAKKVEAASERLMQKYYRQATAAEIAVELETSEEDVYKTMTEYFYASVLSIDDTSYDSEQKDHPFYIKDEHTPTPEEHLTYDEKVVELTEGIKSLTEKEQMVISLFYKEELTLTEIGQVMKLSTSRISQIHAKALFKLKEYLMVWM from the coding sequence ATGGCAAACGCACTTACGGATGATGAAAAGTTACTTTGGAATAAATGGTCGCAAGCCCGTGATCAAGACGCGGGTAACACTTTAATTCATAAATACATGCCACTTGTCCATTTCCATGTTCAGCGAATCTCAGCTGGTTTACCTAAAAACGTTGGAAGGGACGATCTAATAAGTTTAGGAATGATCGGGTTATACGACGCCCTGGAACGATTTGATCCATCTAGGGATTTAAAATTTGACACGTATGCATCCTTTAGAATCCGTGGGGCCATTATCGATGGCCTCCGGAAAGAAGACTGGCTTCCAAGAAGTACACGAGATCGAGCCAAAAAAGTGGAAGCAGCATCTGAAAGACTTATGCAAAAATATTATAGGCAAGCAACTGCAGCAGAAATTGCAGTAGAACTAGAAACGTCTGAAGAAGATGTTTACAAGACGATGACAGAATATTTCTATGCATCCGTTCTCTCAATAGACGACACATCTTACGACAGTGAACAAAAGGATCATCCTTTTTATATAAAAGACGAACATACACCAACACCAGAAGAACATCTAACATACGATGAAAAAGTGGTAGAATTAACTGAGGGAATCAAGAGCTTAACAGAAAAAGAGCAAATGGTAATCTCGTTATTTTATAAAGAAGAATTAACTTTGACTGAAATCGGACAAGTTATGAAACTTTCAACATCCAGAATCTCACAAATACATGCAAAGGCATTATTCAAGTTAAAAGAATATTTAATGGTATGGATGTGA
- a CDS encoding chemotaxis protein CheA, protein MEMNQYLEMFIEESKEHLQSCNDHLLELEKQPDNLQIVNEIFRLAHTLKGMSATMGYEDIASLTHQMENVLDAIRNEQISVTSDILDVVFTSVDHLEEMVLSISEGGDGKKDVTAVVQALKQIESGEVVTSTEPAPSTAKGTSATQQTYDDFEKTIIAQSIEQGFSCFELTVSLRADCMLKAARVFMVFDVLEKSGEVIKSNPTTDLLEQEEFEQDFTVTLLTKEKQEDLVAKVMTVSEVEKVQPIAIQLKDLHAAENEVAVAVEEAVQEKAQTSAGKTESKEKKSTKSIRVNIDRLDTLMNLFEELVIDKGRLEQISKELKNPSLRETVEHMSRISGDLQEIILKMRMIPIDTVFNRFPRMVRQLAKDLHKEVDFTIEGAETELDRTVIDEIGDPLVHLIRNGLDHGLETPEKRVASGKNPTGTLHLKAYHSGNHVFIEIQDDGAGINRDKVLEKAISKGIVTAEEGKALSDTQVYELIFSSGFSTADQISDISGRGVGLDVVKSTIESLGGIITIQSNPGRGSLFSIQLPMTLSIMTVLLVELEKEKYAIPLSSIIETLIIHENEVKIAHDQKVLDYRGKVLPIVSLKDRFEVSAQNEETSEYYPVVVVKKGDKLVGLVVDSFIGQQEVVLKPLSRALGEINAISGATILGDGQVALIIDTNAFFL, encoded by the coding sequence ATGGAAATGAACCAATATTTAGAAATGTTTATTGAAGAAAGTAAAGAACACCTACAATCCTGTAACGATCATTTACTAGAGTTAGAAAAACAACCTGACAACCTACAAATCGTAAATGAAATCTTCCGTTTAGCCCATACGCTCAAAGGAATGTCAGCTACTATGGGGTATGAAGACATAGCCAGCCTAACACACCAAATGGAAAATGTACTGGACGCAATTCGAAACGAGCAAATATCCGTTACATCCGATATTTTAGACGTTGTTTTTACCTCAGTAGATCACCTAGAAGAAATGGTTCTTTCCATTTCAGAAGGCGGAGATGGAAAAAAAGATGTAACAGCGGTTGTTCAAGCATTAAAACAAATTGAATCTGGTGAGGTTGTAACATCGACAGAACCAGCACCAAGCACAGCTAAAGGAACAAGTGCGACACAGCAAACATACGACGATTTTGAAAAAACGATAATAGCTCAATCCATTGAACAAGGCTTTTCTTGCTTTGAATTAACGGTATCTCTAAGAGCTGATTGTATGTTGAAAGCAGCGCGTGTATTTATGGTTTTCGATGTGTTGGAAAAATCCGGGGAAGTCATCAAAAGCAACCCGACTACAGATTTATTAGAACAAGAAGAATTTGAACAAGATTTTACAGTAACGCTTTTAACAAAAGAAAAGCAAGAAGATCTTGTAGCCAAAGTAATGACGGTATCGGAAGTAGAAAAAGTACAGCCTATTGCTATTCAACTCAAGGATTTACACGCTGCAGAAAATGAAGTGGCGGTTGCTGTGGAAGAGGCTGTCCAAGAAAAAGCCCAAACATCGGCAGGTAAAACAGAGTCAAAAGAAAAGAAATCAACGAAGTCAATTCGTGTTAATATCGATCGATTAGACACACTTATGAATTTGTTTGAGGAACTAGTCATCGATAAGGGCAGGTTAGAACAAATTTCTAAGGAATTAAAGAATCCTTCGCTGAGAGAAACTGTTGAGCATATGTCACGAATCTCAGGAGACCTGCAAGAAATCATACTCAAGATGAGAATGATTCCAATTGATACGGTCTTTAATCGTTTCCCGAGAATGGTTAGACAGTTAGCAAAAGATTTACATAAAGAAGTTGATTTCACAATTGAAGGTGCTGAGACAGAGCTGGATCGGACAGTTATAGATGAAATTGGGGACCCACTTGTTCACTTAATCCGAAATGGACTTGACCATGGTCTAGAAACGCCAGAAAAACGTGTAGCCAGCGGGAAAAATCCAACAGGAACCCTTCATTTAAAGGCTTATCATAGTGGTAACCACGTCTTTATCGAAATCCAAGATGATGGTGCAGGGATCAACCGAGATAAAGTACTTGAAAAAGCCATTTCTAAAGGGATTGTCACCGCTGAGGAAGGAAAGGCACTTTCTGACACTCAAGTGTATGAATTGATTTTCTCTAGTGGATTCTCTACGGCTGACCAGATTTCGGATATTTCAGGTCGTGGTGTAGGATTGGATGTAGTAAAAAGTACAATTGAATCGCTTGGTGGAATCATTACCATTCAATCAAACCCTGGACGAGGTTCATTGTTCTCCATTCAGTTACCTATGACCTTATCGATCATGACGGTCCTATTAGTTGAACTAGAAAAAGAGAAATATGCAATTCCACTTTCTTCTATTATCGAAACATTAATCATTCATGAAAATGAAGTGAAAATAGCGCATGACCAAAAGGTACTAGATTATAGAGGAAAGGTACTTCCGATTGTTTCATTAAAAGACAGATTTGAAGTATCAGCTCAGAATGAAGAAACATCTGAATACTATCCTGTCGTTGTCGTAAAAAAAGGAGACAAGCTAGTTGGCTTAGTAGTTGATTCATTCATAGGACAACAAGAAGTGGTACTTAAACCATTAAGCCGTGCACTAGGTGAGATTAACGCAATCAGTGGTGCAACCATTTTAGGTGATGGACAAGTCGCTCTAATTATTGATACAAATGCGTTCTTTTTATAA
- a CDS encoding isoprenyl transferase, translated as MLHKLGFKKQSKRQETIEERKQEAMKHPVPKHVAIIMDGNGRWAKKRALPRIAGHHEGMKVVRKITKLANSLKLEALTVYAFSTENWKRPKSEVDYLMKLPEEFLGTYLPELVEENVQVRMIGYRDTLPAHTQRAVDNAIQQTANNSGLVLNFALNYGSRAEIIDAVKQVLNDYKSGIIKEDELSEDSFSRYLMTGQLNDPDLLIRTSGEIRLSNFMLWQLAYTEFWFTEVLWPDFSEQHFMEAIEAYQKRSRRFGGV; from the coding sequence ATGCTTCACAAGCTAGGATTTAAAAAACAGTCCAAAAGACAAGAAACAATAGAAGAACGAAAACAGGAAGCGATGAAACATCCTGTCCCTAAACATGTGGCCATTATCATGGATGGAAATGGGAGATGGGCTAAAAAAAGAGCACTCCCTCGGATTGCCGGACATCATGAAGGGATGAAGGTGGTCCGGAAAATAACGAAGTTGGCAAATAGCTTAAAATTAGAGGCTCTAACTGTTTACGCGTTTTCAACGGAAAACTGGAAAAGACCGAAAAGTGAAGTTGATTATTTGATGAAGCTTCCTGAGGAGTTTCTAGGAACTTATTTACCTGAGCTTGTAGAGGAAAATGTACAAGTTCGAATGATCGGGTATCGCGACACACTTCCAGCTCATACACAACGTGCTGTTGACAATGCGATTCAACAAACGGCGAACAATTCAGGTCTTGTGTTAAATTTCGCCTTGAATTACGGAAGTAGAGCAGAGATTATAGATGCCGTGAAGCAAGTCTTAAACGATTACAAAAGTGGTATAATAAAAGAAGATGAATTGAGTGAGGATTCATTTTCTCGTTATTTGATGACTGGGCAGTTAAATGATCCAGACCTTTTAATTCGGACTAGTGGAGAAATCCGTTTAAGTAATTTTATGTTATGGCAGTTAGCTTATACAGAGTTTTGGTTTACAGAAGTACTGTGGCCAGATTTCTCAGAGCAACATTTTATGGAGGCAATTGAAGCCTATCAGAAGCGTTCCCGCCGTTTCGGGGGCGTATAA
- the pyrH gene encoding UMP kinase produces MSNPKYKRIVLKLSGEALAGQQGFGIDPAVIKSVAEQVKELADLNVEVAVVVGGGNIWRGKVGSEMGMDRATADYMGMLATVMNSMALQDSLEQLEVETRVQTSIDMRQVAEPYIRRRAIRHLEKKRVVIFAAGTGNPYFSTDTTAALRAAEIEADVILMAKNNVDGVYSSDPKIDKDAKKYDELSYLDVLKEGLAVMDSTASSLCMDNDIPLIVFSIMEKGNIKRAVMGETIGTIVRGK; encoded by the coding sequence ATGAGCAATCCAAAATATAAGCGCATCGTATTAAAATTAAGTGGAGAAGCACTTGCTGGTCAACAAGGTTTTGGAATTGATCCAGCCGTTATCAAATCTGTTGCAGAACAGGTGAAAGAACTAGCGGACCTTAATGTAGAGGTTGCAGTTGTTGTAGGTGGAGGCAACATTTGGAGAGGTAAGGTAGGTAGTGAGATGGGAATGGACCGTGCCACTGCTGACTATATGGGAATGTTAGCTACTGTCATGAACTCTATGGCCCTTCAGGATAGCCTTGAACAATTAGAAGTAGAAACGAGAGTTCAAACCTCGATTGATATGAGACAGGTTGCCGAGCCTTACATAAGAAGACGTGCCATTCGTCACCTAGAAAAGAAACGTGTCGTTATTTTCGCTGCTGGTACAGGGAACCCTTATTTCTCTACTGACACAACTGCAGCATTAAGAGCAGCAGAAATCGAAGCAGATGTAATTTTAATGGCGAAGAACAACGTAGATGGTGTGTATTCATCTGATCCAAAGATTGATAAAGACGCTAAAAAATATGACGAACTATCCTATTTAGATGTGCTTAAAGAAGGGTTAGCAGTAATGGATTCCACTGCTTCTTCCTTATGTATGGATAACGATATTCCATTGATTGTCTTTTCAATCATGGAAAAAGGAAATATTAAACGTGCCGTAATGGGCGAAACTATTGGAACTATAGTAAGGGGGAAATAA
- a CDS encoding chemotaxis protein CheD, with translation MAKVEELLKVGIADMKLGCASQVLRTTGLGSCVGIVLYDEMKKIAGMAHVMLPDSSLAKAGTIHNAKYADTAVPTLLELIIQEGARRFSIKAKLAGGAQMFNYSGTNDMMRIGARNVEAVKQQLKQLNLPIIGEDTGGSNGRTIDFFIETGKLLVKTVNKGVQEI, from the coding sequence ATGGCTAAAGTGGAGGAACTTTTGAAGGTCGGGATTGCCGACATGAAATTGGGATGTGCTTCCCAAGTTTTACGTACCACAGGTCTAGGGTCATGTGTTGGAATTGTTCTTTATGATGAGATGAAAAAGATAGCGGGAATGGCTCATGTTATGCTTCCAGATTCCTCTTTGGCTAAAGCTGGAACGATACATAATGCCAAATACGCTGACACAGCCGTTCCTACGCTCCTTGAACTCATTATTCAAGAAGGGGCGAGACGTTTCTCTATTAAAGCAAAACTAGCGGGTGGTGCCCAAATGTTTAATTATTCGGGAACCAACGACATGATGAGAATTGGTGCAAGAAATGTTGAAGCCGTTAAGCAACAATTGAAGCAGTTAAATCTCCCAATTATAGGAGAGGATACAGGTGGCTCCAATGGTAGAACGATAGACTTTTTTATAGAAACAGGAAAATTATTAGTTAAAACAGTCAACAAAGGAGTTCAAGAAATATAG
- a CDS encoding chemotaxis protein CheW: MANETVSAPEQKLIVFQLKDKEYVIPVEEVKSIERPLPITRVPGTPPYIKGVMNLRGLVIPVIDLKVRLGMEEEAINEKTRIVIVLVEGHEVGFIVDGANDVIDVAKDAIEPPQHTSNEKVDEFIEGVFQYQKRIMILLKLGKVLEKEMAHF; the protein is encoded by the coding sequence ATGGCAAACGAAACGGTATCGGCCCCTGAACAAAAACTAATTGTCTTTCAATTAAAAGATAAGGAATATGTCATTCCAGTTGAAGAAGTAAAATCAATCGAAAGACCCCTACCTATCACAAGAGTTCCTGGAACACCGCCTTATATAAAAGGTGTAATGAATTTAAGAGGACTCGTCATACCAGTCATTGACCTTAAAGTCAGATTGGGAATGGAAGAAGAAGCAATCAATGAGAAAACAAGAATCGTCATTGTCCTCGTTGAAGGGCATGAAGTTGGATTTATTGTAGATGGTGCGAACGATGTAATTGATGTTGCTAAAGATGCAATTGAACCTCCACAACATACATCCAATGAAAAAGTAGATGAGTTTATCGAAGGTGTCTTCCAATACCAAAAACGGATCATGATTCTACTTAAATTAGGAAAAGTACTAGAAAAAGAGATGGCACATTTCTAG
- a CDS encoding chemotaxis response regulator protein-glutamate methylesterase, with protein MVKVLIVDDSAFMRKVISDFLTSHRSIEVVGTARNGEDAIKKIPVLQPDVITLDVEMPVMDGLEALEWIMNESPLPTVMLSSSTTEGAKSTFHALQLGAVDFVAKPSGPISLDLHKIQDELVEKVLHASQVNMKKMTPVQKRKTTQAELVEESQHIKTSQAQEWSPSHNKVIMIGTSTGGPKALQSVLSCIPSDIQSPIIVVQHMPPKFTESLAVRLNSLCELEVKEAKNGDKLENGVVYIAPGGYHLEIKRKGLSLILETNEEDPVNGVRPAVDRLFQSASELTDYYKIAVVMTGMGSDGTKGLKKLKESGQTKVIAESENTCIVYGMPKSAISAGVVDIVANVEDIPSTILSLL; from the coding sequence ATGGTAAAGGTACTGATCGTGGACGACTCTGCTTTCATGCGAAAGGTCATCTCAGATTTTTTAACTAGCCACCGCAGCATTGAGGTTGTTGGCACAGCTAGAAATGGGGAAGATGCCATAAAAAAGATCCCAGTCCTGCAGCCTGACGTCATTACACTTGACGTGGAGATGCCGGTAATGGATGGGTTAGAGGCTCTTGAATGGATTATGAATGAATCCCCACTTCCCACTGTTATGCTTTCAAGTAGTACTACAGAGGGAGCTAAAAGTACCTTTCATGCATTGCAGCTTGGAGCAGTAGATTTTGTTGCAAAACCGTCTGGACCAATTTCATTGGATTTACATAAAATTCAGGATGAATTGGTAGAGAAAGTATTACATGCTAGTCAAGTGAATATGAAAAAAATGACTCCCGTTCAAAAAAGAAAAACAACGCAAGCCGAACTAGTTGAAGAATCACAACACATTAAGACTAGCCAAGCACAAGAATGGAGTCCTTCACATAACAAAGTCATCATGATAGGTACCTCAACAGGTGGTCCAAAGGCACTTCAATCTGTACTATCTTGTATCCCAAGTGATATACAATCACCTATCATTGTCGTTCAGCACATGCCTCCGAAGTTTACTGAATCACTGGCCGTTAGACTCAACTCATTATGTGAGCTAGAGGTGAAAGAGGCTAAAAACGGTGACAAATTGGAAAATGGTGTTGTATACATCGCACCAGGTGGTTACCACCTAGAAATTAAGCGAAAAGGTCTTTCACTAATTCTCGAGACAAATGAAGAAGACCCTGTAAATGGGGTAAGGCCTGCTGTAGACCGACTATTCCAATCTGCTTCAGAACTGACCGACTACTATAAAATTGCTGTGGTCATGACAGGAATGGGATCAGATGGAACAAAAGGGTTAAAAAAGCTAAAAGAATCCGGACAAACAAAAGTCATAGCAGAATCCGAAAACACTTGTATCGTATATGGAATGCCTAAATCAGCCATATCAGCAGGAGTAGTAGACATCGTAGCCAATGTGGAAGACATTCCTTCAACTATTCTTTCTTTACTATAA
- the tsf gene encoding translation elongation factor Ts: protein MAITAQMVKELREKTGAGMMDCKKALQETDGDMDKAIDFLREKGIAKAAKKADRVAAEGTTYIHTSGNEAVILEVNSETDFVAKNEGFQNLVKELGEFLLNNKPANVEEALNQEFAAGTTVGQHINASIAKIGENLTLRRFEIRTKEDSDAFGAYLHMGGRIGVLAVVKGTSDEDAAKDVAMHIAALNPKYVSRDEVSQEEVEREREVLTQQALNEGKPENIVAKMVEGRLGKFFEDICVLDQAFVKDPDQKVRKFLESKKATLESFVRYEVGEGLEKRQDNFAEEVMSQVKK, encoded by the coding sequence ATGGCAATTACTGCTCAAATGGTTAAAGAACTACGTGAAAAAACCGGTGCTGGTATGATGGATTGTAAAAAAGCACTTCAAGAAACTGATGGTGATATGGACAAAGCAATCGACTTCCTACGTGAGAAGGGGATTGCGAAAGCTGCTAAAAAAGCAGACCGTGTTGCTGCTGAAGGTACAACTTACATCCACACTTCAGGTAATGAAGCAGTTATCTTGGAAGTAAACTCTGAAACAGATTTCGTTGCGAAAAACGAAGGTTTCCAAAACTTAGTTAAAGAACTTGGTGAGTTCCTTTTAAACAACAAGCCAGCTAATGTTGAAGAAGCTCTTAACCAAGAGTTCGCTGCTGGCACAACTGTTGGACAACACATCAACGCTTCTATCGCGAAAATTGGTGAAAACTTAACTCTTCGTCGTTTTGAAATCAGAACAAAAGAAGATAGCGATGCATTTGGTGCTTACTTACACATGGGCGGACGCATTGGTGTTCTTGCTGTTGTAAAAGGTACTTCTGATGAAGATGCTGCTAAAGATGTAGCTATGCACATTGCTGCACTAAATCCTAAGTATGTTTCTCGTGATGAAGTATCTCAAGAAGAAGTTGAGCGTGAGCGTGAAGTATTAACTCAACAAGCTCTTAACGAAGGCAAGCCTGAAAACATCGTTGCTAAAATGGTGGAAGGTCGCCTAGGTAAATTCTTCGAAGATATCTGTGTTCTTGACCAAGCTTTCGTAAAAGATCCAGATCAAAAGGTACGTAAATTCTTAGAATCTAAAAAAGCAACATTAGAAAGCTTTGTTCGTTATGAAGTAGGGGAAGGTCTTGAGAAGCGTCAAGATAACTTCGCTGAAGAAGTAATGAGCCAAGTTAAGAAGTAA
- the rpsB gene encoding 30S ribosomal protein S2, with product MSVISMKQLLEAGVHFGHQTRRWNPKMKKYIFTERNGIYIIDLQKTVKKVEDAYNYVKEVAANGGNILFVGTKKQAQESVKEEAERAGMYYVNQRWLGGTLTNFETIQKRISRLKTIERMAEDGTFEVLPKKEVVQLKKEQERLEKFLGGIKDMKSLPDAIFVIDPRKERIAVAEAHKLNIPLIGIVDTNCDPDEIDVVIPANDDAIRAVKLLTSKMADAILEAKQGEEAAPVAE from the coding sequence ATGTCAGTAATTTCTATGAAGCAACTTCTAGAAGCTGGTGTACATTTCGGACACCAAACTCGCCGTTGGAACCCAAAAATGAAGAAATATATCTTCACTGAGCGTAACGGCATTTACATCATCGACCTTCAAAAAACAGTTAAAAAGGTTGAAGATGCATATAACTATGTAAAGGAAGTAGCTGCAAACGGCGGAAACATCCTTTTCGTAGGTACTAAAAAGCAAGCACAAGAGTCTGTGAAAGAAGAAGCAGAACGTGCAGGTATGTACTATGTTAACCAACGTTGGTTAGGTGGTACATTAACTAACTTCGAAACTATCCAAAAGCGTATTTCTCGTTTGAAAACAATCGAAAGAATGGCTGAAGATGGTACTTTTGAAGTACTTCCTAAGAAAGAAGTAGTTCAACTTAAAAAAGAACAAGAACGTCTAGAAAAATTCTTAGGCGGAATTAAAGATATGAAGAGTCTACCTGACGCAATTTTCGTCATTGACCCTCGTAAAGAAAGAATCGCAGTTGCAGAAGCACACAAGTTAAATATTCCACTTATCGGTATCGTTGATACAAACTGTGATCCAGATGAGATCGATGTTGTAATTCCAGCGAACGATGATGCAATTCGTGCTGTAAAACTTCTTACATCTAAAATGGCAGATGCAATCTTAGAAGCGAAGCAAGGCGAAGAAGCAGCTCCTGTAGCTGAGTAA
- a CDS encoding chemotaxis protein CheC, producing the protein MNFDSITHFHLDVLKEVGNIGAGHAATALSSLLGEKVDMEVPAVRFASFDEMMELSGGSEAVVTAAYLRIHGEVNGHMFFVLPIHHAERFVEKLLGEPVSFQHPPFPALTTSAIEEIGNILSGSYLTALSDFSGMNLMPSVPSISIDMFGAIITHGLFEISAYSDSVIVIETFLKSEQWDDEKLNGYFFLLPDPESIPVLFRSLGVDDNG; encoded by the coding sequence ATGAATTTTGATTCGATTACACATTTTCATTTAGATGTCTTAAAAGAAGTGGGGAATATCGGAGCGGGTCATGCCGCAACGGCCCTATCGTCTCTATTAGGAGAAAAAGTAGACATGGAGGTTCCAGCTGTCCGATTTGCATCATTTGACGAGATGATGGAACTGTCAGGGGGAAGTGAGGCAGTTGTAACAGCAGCCTACTTAAGAATACATGGTGAAGTAAATGGTCATATGTTCTTTGTTTTACCCATTCATCATGCTGAAAGATTCGTAGAAAAGCTGTTAGGTGAGCCTGTGTCATTTCAACATCCACCTTTTCCAGCGCTTACGACCTCTGCTATTGAAGAGATTGGGAACATATTATCAGGGTCATACCTTACTGCATTGTCTGATTTTTCAGGAATGAATCTTATGCCATCCGTTCCGTCAATTAGTATCGATATGTTCGGTGCCATTATTACACACGGACTTTTTGAAATATCTGCCTACAGTGATTCAGTCATTGTGATTGAAACGTTTTTAAAATCAGAGCAATGGGATGATGAAAAGCTAAACGGTTACTTTTTCTTGTTACCCGATCCAGAATCTATTCCAGTCCTGTTTCGTTCACTCGGAGTAGATGACAATGGCTAA
- a CDS encoding phosphatidate cytidylyltransferase: MKQRILTAVIAGAIFLPIVFYGNELLVIATYIIATIGLHELLKMRKLSLLTVPGVISALILWIFLLPSEQTVWFEDILFSKVELALLAVLLFLTYTVVTKNKFTFEDVAFAIMSTLYVGIGFYYLIETRETGIIFILYSLFIIWATDSGAYFIGRAFGKRKLWPEISPNKTVEGFVGGIICAVVVAVLFSVFSDITDNVVFFLFVTIILSIFGQIGDLVESAFKRYYNVKDSGNLLPGHGGILDRFDSLLFVLPLLNLLLLNA, translated from the coding sequence ATGAAGCAGAGAATACTAACAGCTGTAATTGCTGGAGCGATATTTTTACCCATTGTATTTTACGGAAATGAACTATTAGTGATTGCAACCTATATCATTGCGACTATTGGATTGCATGAATTATTAAAGATGAGAAAACTATCACTTTTAACCGTCCCTGGCGTAATCTCCGCATTGATTTTGTGGATATTCCTTCTACCAAGTGAGCAAACTGTCTGGTTTGAAGATATATTGTTTTCAAAGGTAGAACTTGCGTTACTAGCTGTATTGTTATTTTTAACATACACAGTGGTGACCAAGAATAAATTTACGTTTGAGGACGTCGCTTTTGCGATTATGTCTACACTGTACGTAGGCATTGGATTTTATTACTTAATTGAAACACGAGAAACAGGCATTATTTTTATTTTATATTCCTTATTTATCATTTGGGCAACTGATTCGGGAGCCTATTTTATTGGAAGAGCTTTCGGTAAACGTAAGCTTTGGCCTGAAATTAGTCCTAACAAGACGGTAGAGGGATTTGTTGGAGGAATTATTTGTGCTGTAGTTGTTGCCGTGTTGTTTTCGGTTTTCTCTGACATTACAGACAATGTTGTCTTCTTTTTATTCGTCACCATTATTTTGTCTATTTTTGGACAAATAGGCGATTTAGTGGAGTCTGCGTTTAAACGATATTATAATGTGAAGGACTCTGGAAACTTATTACCGGGGCATGGTGGTATTTTAGACAGATTTGATAGCTTGCTATTTGTACTACCTTTGTTAAACCTTCTATTGCTTAATGCATAG
- the frr gene encoding ribosome recycling factor, which produces MSKQVIDSTKDRMTKAVQALSKELASIRAGRANAAILDRVSVDYYGAPTPINQLASVSIPEARLLVIQPYDKTILGDIEKAILKSDIGLTPSNDGSIIRLSIPPLTEERRKELVKQVKKEAEEAKVAIRNIRRDANDELKKLEKNGELTEDDLRGYSDDVQKLTDQQIAKVDEVAKDKETQIMEV; this is translated from the coding sequence ATGTCAAAACAAGTAATTGATTCGACTAAAGACCGTATGACAAAAGCTGTTCAGGCTTTATCAAAAGAACTTGCCAGCATCCGCGCAGGACGTGCGAACGCAGCGATCCTTGATCGAGTGTCTGTGGATTACTACGGGGCTCCTACACCCATTAACCAATTAGCATCTGTTTCTATCCCGGAAGCTCGTTTACTTGTGATTCAGCCTTACGATAAGACAATCTTAGGTGATATTGAAAAAGCGATCCTCAAATCAGACATCGGACTAACACCTTCGAATGATGGTAGCATTATCAGATTATCGATCCCACCATTAACAGAAGAACGCAGAAAAGAGCTTGTGAAGCAAGTAAAGAAAGAAGCGGAAGAAGCGAAAGTAGCCATCCGTAACATTCGTCGTGATGCAAACGATGAGTTGAAAAAGCTTGAGAAGAATGGTGAATTAACAGAAGATGATCTTCGCGGATATAGTGATGATGTTCAAAAGTTAACTGACCAACAAATTGCCAAGGTTGACGAAGTAGCTAAAGATAAAGAAACACAAATTATGGAAGTATAG